The Alphaproteobacteria bacterium CG11_big_fil_rev_8_21_14_0_20_39_49 DNA window AGGCAATAAAAGATAAACGGGCTGAAATACTTCATCTTGCCGATAGCTTTAATGCTAAGGAAGTGGACTCGACAGAAAAATCATTCGTGTTTGAGATATCCGACAACCCTAGTCTGGTTAATGAGTTTTTGGCGGCAATGAAGCAGTACGGCATATTGGAATTTGCCCGCACCGGTATAACCGCTATTGCTAGAGGTTCGGAAGAATTTTAACTAACGGCTTATTACCGATTTTGGTGACCGCTCGGATTCTTCTATTTTTTTCAACGGTGTATTGCCGCCGGATATATACTTAGTTGTTTTATCATAATCAGGTGTTTTGAAAACGGCATCTTGCCAACTTGTTATCGGACGACCGGTAATAGTGTTAGTATGTTGTTGCTGCATTTTGTTTCTAACAAATTCAGAAAATTTAGTACCATTCATAATTTTAATCTTTTATAATTGTGGATATATTTGTGCAGCTTATATTGCATTAATCAAAAAATTCAAATGAAAAATTATTTTTTTTCTCTATAATCTTTAAAAAATGTAATTTGAAGGTTGATATGCAGGAAATTTTAAATGATCCGGGTAAATTGATATTTTGTGTTCTGTTTTTAACAATGTTAGCAACTGCAATTGCTGCCATTTTTTTATTTGTTAAAGCAAAAACTTTTGTAAAAAATTCAATTGCTACAAATGCAAAAGTTTTGAGTAGTAGTAATCAAGGGGTGGGTAATAATAGTTATATAGAACATATGGTTGAGTACAAAGACCGTCTTGGAAGAAAAATAAAAGGAAAAATAAATTATAAATTAAAAACTATTGAAAACGGTAAAGAAATTTCAATTCTATACAATAAAGAAAATCCTGAAATAATAAAACCTGATAGTAAATTCCATATATACATAATTCCAATTGCTTTAACAGAAAGTGCGGTAATTTTTGGGGGAATGTTAATTTATTTAGTACATAATGGAACGGCAAAAATTCCGTTTTAAGACTTTGTAATAAGGTTTAATCCTATACAGCCGGTTATTATCATAACCATAAACAATATTCCCAAAGGCGAGATTGTTTCCTTGAACCATATTAGCCCTATCGCCGTTACTATAAACACGCCTATTCCTGACCATACGGTATAGGCAATTCCGATTGGCAAGGTTTTTACAGCCTGACCGTATAAGAATATGCCGATTCCGAACAATATAAATGATCCGCAGCCAAGAAAAAAATTATTGAAACCGTCGGACTGTTTCAGCATAGCATTTGCTATGACCGATATTAATGTACCTGAAAATAAAATTATCCATGCGTTCATGGCGTTTTTTCTCTAAAATATAAAAATACTATAATTTATTATACGCTGAATTTTTCTAAAAGAAAAATTATAATGGTATTTTTACTTGAACTTCTCTTTCTTATTACAGAATCGGCAGGTAATGGTTATAACGCCTTTGACCTTCATTTTCTCACGCTCATATTCGGGCATCATATCTAAAGCCATTTCCATGCGTTCTCTTGAGCATCTGCATCTGGCCTCAAGTTTTGACGGGTCAAAAATCCTTACGCCGTCTTCATGGAACAATCTGTATAATAGTGTAGGCATGGGCAGGTTATCGTCTATAAGCTCTTTGTCGGTAACGCTATCTAGTAATATACTCGCACGTTCAAAGTCGTCTTCATTACGGTTTGACGGTTTTCGACCGCCTTCTTGTGCAATACGCTGTAAAACTATACCGCCTGCATGCCATGTTTTGTTGATTTTATTTGCGGTAACTTCCATTACAACGTCCAATTGGTCTGATTGTCTGAAATATTCAACAATACAACCGGAAAGACTTTTTCCGGTTAAAGGTACGATTGCCTGATATGCCCTTTCACCTTTGTTATCAATTGTTATCATAACATTACCGTTTCCGAAAAGTTCGGTTATGTCCTGTTCCTTGCGTCCGGTAGCTTCAATATCACGCATCGTCTTTTTGTCATTTACATGCGTGTAACCCCTCAAATGACCGTCTGACGTGTAATCGGCGCTTACAAAACTTATTGCTCCGTTACCCTGAGCCTGTATCGAAATGATGCCTTTCAGCTTCATCATAGTGCCTACCATGGATACTAGAACCAGAAGCTCTCCAAGAAGCTGTGATACGCGTAACGGGTATTTGTGGTCGCTTAATATCTTATGGACTTCTTCATTAATCCGTACGAAACGCCCTCTTATTCCTGATTTTTCTATCATGAAAGGAAGGGAGGCGTTCCTTAAAATGTCATTGCTGTTAGCGGGTAAATCAAATTGCATACAATCTCAATTATAAACTATTTGAGCCGACATTGCTATAATTTATTCAAAATAGCAAGCCTATGTAACCCGAATATTGTTGGCAGTGTTCGTTATAGATAAATTTTGTTATAGGCTAATTTATTTCAGAATCTCTATACTAAAAATCTACGCAGCGACCGCCTTTTTCCCAGTCACCATAGCGGGTAGGCTCCAGTCCTTTAGGACCTCCATGCTCTTGTGTTTCAGAATTTTCTTCTTGCTCGGTTAACTCATTTATTTCCGAGTCGGACTTTTCTTTTTCCATGATGCCGTTTTTTCAACCTTTTATTTTTGTTGCAAACCTACAAAGCCTGAGAAATATCGTTTATAAGGTCATCTACATCTTCAAGCCCCACCGACAAACGCAGCATTCCCTGTGTAATATCAAGCTTTATCTGCTCTTTAGGGGCGATGTTAGAATGGGTAGTTGACGCAGGGTGAGTTATCAATGATTTAGAATCACCTAAGTTATTGCAAATATCGATTATTTTCAACTTGTTCATAAAAGCGAACGCAGCATCTTTTCCGCCTTTCACCTCGAAAGCTATCATATTGCCGCCTCTGTCCATCTGCTTGCATGCAAGGTCATATTGCGGGTGTGACGGAAGTCCGGGGAAAATCACCCTTTTTATATTTTTATTCCTGTCTAAAAACTGGGCTACTTTATCAGCATTATCACAATGACGCTGCATACGCAGTTCTAAAGTTTCAAGCCCCTTGAGGAACACCCATGCGTTGAACGGACTCATAGCCGGCCCCGTGTGCCTGTGGAAAGGTGTTACCACCTCTTCAATGAACTGCTTACTGCCCAAAATCGCACCGCCTAAACAACGCCCCTGTCCGTCAATATGCTTGGTAGTCGAATATACAACGCAGTCAGCCCCAAGCTCCAAAGGATGTTGCAGCATTGGTGATGAAAAAACGTTATCAACAATGAAGAAAGCACTGTGTTGTTTGCATAGCTTGGCTACAGCTTCAATGTCCACCAGTTCAAGGTTAGGGTTTGAAGGGGACTCGATAAACACGTATTTGGTATTTTTTTTGAAAGCCGATTCCCATTCTTTCATGTTCTTGCCGTCTACCAACGTAACCTCCACACCAAGACGAGGCATCACCTCGGTAGCGATATAGTAACACGAACCGAACAGAACCTTACTTGCGATTAAATGCTCACCGGGTTTTATCTGACAAGCAAGTGAAGCAAAAACCGCAGCCATACCGCTTGCTACCACACATGCCGCTTCCGCACCTTCTAACAACGCAAGTCGTTGTTCAAGCATGGCAAGGGTAGGGTTACAATATCTTGAATATACAAATCCGGGGGCTTCGCCGTTAAAACGGCTTTCTGCCACTTCTGCCGACTCGTAGCAAAACCCTGAATTAAGGAAAATAGCCTCGCTGGTCTCACCGAAATTAGAACGCAGCGTACCGCCTCTTACGAGCTTAGTATTTATCTTCCAGTTTTCCTGATTCTCTTTCTTTTTCACGATTCCTCGCCTTCTTCTTATTCATTTTTGCTAGCAATAACTAGCCTAAAATTACAGTTTTGTCCAATATATCTTTATATTTACACTTTTATGACTATAATCCTTCAAAAACTAACTTGCAGTAAATTAATATGTTTGATTTGTCATGGTCGGAAATGTTCGTAGTAGCGATAGTAGGGCTGCTTGTTATAGGTCCTGAAGAATTGCCTGCGGTAGTACGCAACTGCAAGAAGGTAATAGCCAAGATAAAAAACACCGCCAAAGAATTCACCTCCGCCATTACCGACATTGACGAAATAGACGACATAAAAAAAGAAGCACAAAAATTGAACGAGGACATGAAAACCATAATTGACCTTGAGGGCAACGAACAGCCTACCTATGATATTTCTGACATTATTAAGGAAAAAAAGCCTGACAAAACCTCAGATAATTAACCTTTTTTTAATGCATGTTGCATATAATTAGCATTGTTTAATTAGCATGGGGTACGTAACAAAAAATGCATCAAAGCCATAGGGATTTTCTTGAAAGGATTTTATCACATATAGAGCAAAAGACATCTGAGTCCGTAGGCATATATGACTCGCTGGGTAAAGTTCTGGCAACGGATATAAAGGCTTTACGTCCGTTTCCTGCCAAAGATACGGTGTCTGCAAACGGATATGCGATAATTTGCGATAACACAAAAGACACACCTATTAACCTTCGCGTCATCGGAGAATCAACGGCAGAAACCCCTTTTAACGGAAATATAAAAGACGGTCTGGCAGTTCGCACCTATGTAGGCTCACCATTGCCCGAAGGAGCAGATACGGTAATTGAAGATAATGAATGTGAGGTTGAAGGGGACTCAATAAAAATAAACACAACGGCATTACATAGCCAGAACATCTTATATTGCGGTATAGACTTTCAGATAGATGAGATAATGCTAAAGAAGGGCTATAAGATTACCGCCATAGACCTTGCTATTGCCGCCTCCATGAACCTGTCATCGCTGAATGTAAGCAAACCCCCTGAGATCGGTATATTAGAAATAGGTGATATGCTCATAAAGCCGGGTGAAGGGGTAGACCCCGAACAAACAATATCCACCACCGATATAATCTTAAATTCATTTGCCAAATCCGAGGGAGCCAACGCAACCGATTTTGGCATTGTGTCTGAAAATGAAGGATCAATAACCAAGAAGCTAAAATCTATCAAGGGCATGGATTTGATAGTTACAACGGGCGGTATCTCAAAATCATCTTCTGATGCGTTAAAAAAAGTACTGGAAAAAAACAATAACACTCTTGAAACGCTTAAATTGAGTTTAAGCGAGGATATATCTATAATATTTTCCAAAATAGGTAATACACCTTTATTATGCTTACCATCACACCCTATATCGACCTATATTGCCTGTATATTGTTCTTAAAGCCTATTATACGCTACATGAACAATTCCACGGAAAAAACACATTTTAACGACATTGCCGTATTAGACCGTGATTTGGACGTGAACGACCTGAAAATGGATTATATATGTTCACATCTTACAACCGATGACGGCAAAACATTAAAAGCAATGCCCGCATCTTCATATGACAAAATGTTGATGTCTACCCTTTTAAGCTCCGATTGCTTGGTACAGGTTAATAAAAAAGGCTGTAAAAAAGGTTATTCGGTAGGTATAATTCCTTTGAGTTAAATATTTTCATTTATTTTGCCATACGCCGATTTATAGTTTTTCCAAATAGCTTCCGTATGGTTAATAGAGAGATTTTACCCTTGTGGTTCCAGCCCTCCGTAATTCGACGGGGTGACATTAACACATAAACGTTATTTAGAAATTACTATAGATGCTAGTAGTATAGTGATATAGAAGTATGAGTGTTTAATATAAGGCATGTTGTATTCTGCAAACGCAAAATCCATTTATTAAAAAAATGGTGGGGGAGGAGGGATTTGAACCCCCGACCAAGGCGTTATGAGCGCCCTGCTCTAACCACTGAGCTACTCCCCCTTATGGCAGGAGGGGTATAATTAGCCAACAAATGATTATTTTGCAAGAAAAATTTCCGTATAATCGGCAAAAACATTCTAAATCATGTTTTGGGCTATTTTCAAAAGCAGTTCTTTTTTAACCGAACTGCTACGCCACACCATGCTTATAGTTCTTTTTGGCGGTGGTTTATGAAAAGGGATATATACCAGAGTGTCATTTTCCCTTACGGCTATTTTCGGGATAAGCGTTATGCCCACATTAGCTATTACCATTTGCCTCAGCGTCTCAAGACTGGTTGCCCTGAACTGCTCTTTTTCCCTTACCCCTATCAATGAGCATATATCCAAAGCCTGCTCTCTCAGGCAATGACCGTCATCCATAAGGAGCAGGCTCTCCCCTGATAGCTCGTTCCTGTTTATAACCTTATTGCCCGCAAATTTATGCGAAGGAGGAACGGCAAGCAAAAATTCATCTTCAAATAATACGCTATATTCTATTGTAGGGATTTCCATAGGAAGCGGAGTTGCCAAAAATGCCGTATCAATCTCACCGGCAAGCAGCTTCTTGATTAAAACTTCTGTTTTTTCCTCAATTAAGAAAATTTTTAGTTTAGGAAATTTTTTTATTATCTTGGGAATAGCGACAGGTAAAAAATAAGGTGCAAGAGTCGGGAATGCCCCTATCCTTATTTCTACAGCCTCAGGGTCTTTAGCTATTTTAATAAGTTCGTCGATACGCTGGGTTTCATCTATTATATTTTTCGCCCGCTCTATTATTTTGCGACCGATGTCAGTTACCATCACATGTTTATTGTTACGCTCGAATATTTTTACACCGAAGGCACTTTCAAGCTTTTGAATTTGCATACTAAGTGCCGGTTGACTGACGTTGCATTCTTCCGCCGCCTTGCCGAAATGGCTATGCTTTGCTATTGAGATAATGTACTGAAAATCACGTATATTCATATCATAAGCATAACTTATCGTTTATATAAAATCAATATATTATACATATGGCTTTATATAGGTATAATAAAACTATAGGGGCAAGAAAATATTTTGCTCCGGAAGTAAAAAATCAAAATTAATAATGGAGAAGAAAATGTTAGGAGTTGGTGAAAATTTCCCACAGTTCAATTTGAAAGCGGTAGACGGAAAACCGTTTAAGGATATAACTATAGATAATGTATTCGTAGATATAGACGAAAAGTCATATAAAGGAAAGTGGATGGTAGTATTTTTCTACCCCAAAGACTTTACGTTCGTTTGTCCGACTGAAATAGCTGCATTCGGCGACCTTGTAGAGGAATTTTCGGACAGGGATACGCAGGTGCTTACAGGCTCTACCGATAGTGAGTTTGTTCACTGGGCATGGCGTAAGCATCAGGACGAACTGCGTGACCTTCCTTTTCCTATGCTTGCCGATGTAAAGCGTGAGTTGACATCAGCACTTGGTATTCTTGACAAAAATGAGGGTGTAGCCCAGCGTGCAACTTTCATAGTTGACCCTGACGGCATTATCCGACACGTAAGCGTAAACGACCTAAGCGTAGGACGTAACCCTAAGGAAACTTTACGCATATTAGATGCTTTACAAACCGATGAGCTTTGCCCTTGCAACTGGAGCAAGGGTGATGAAACTATCGACCTGAAAGCTGCTACAAAGTAATTTTTACATAACAAAACAATGAACGGAGGGTATTATGCATATTTTATTTAAAACAATATCCTATGGTATAACGCACATAATCGTTGCTACAATAGTAGCTTACGGTCTGACGGGGAATATTGCCGTAGCACTTAGCATAGGCTTGATAGAACCGATTGTGCAGACTTTTGTATTCTCCGTTCATGAGCTTATTTGGGAAAAGAAGGTATCTTTTAGCAAATGCTCGCATGATTTTGGATTCGTAAAGAAAATAAGAACTTCTCACTAATGCAGCACTGCTGAAACCATTATAACCAATAAAGGAACAAAGAAATGTCAATAAAGAATATACGCTCATCATTGGGTGAGTACGCAAAAGATATAAAATTGAATTTGGGCAACGTATTAACAGAAGAAGGTTCGCCTGACTTAAACCTTAGTCAGATAAACGGTATTGCACTTGCCTCTGTTTATGCTACCCGTAATGAAGAATTAATAAAAGCCGTAGAAAGTGATGCAAAAGAGCATTTATCCGAAGATGAGGTAAATGCCGCCAAAGCATCGGCTACCGTTATGGCAATGAACAATATATATTACCGCTTTGTTCATCTGGCATCTGATAAGGATTATGGAAAAATGCCCGCAAATCTGCGTATGAATATAATCGGTAATCCCGGTATTGCGAAAGTTGATTTTGAACTTTACTCTCTTGCCGTATCGGCAATAAACGGCTGCGGTATGTGTATAGATGCACATGTAAGGCAGGTTGAAAAGGAGGGTGTAAGCAAGACCGGCATTCAATCATCAATAAGGATAGCCTCGGTTATAAACGCTACGGCACAGGCTCTTACTATAGGATAAAAAAGTGCAAAGCCGTCATACGTAGAATGTTTTCGGCGTATGACGGCTTTATAGTCACTTTGAATTAACTTTACTTTAGTTTGTTACGGAATGTCCCATTAATTGGTTTTTGTGTAAAAATAGTTGTCATGCTGAATTTATTTCAGCATCTGTTCCTTTTT harbors:
- a CDS encoding Hsp33 family molecular chaperone (becomes active under oxidative stress; four conserved cysteines bind a zinc atom when they are in the reduced state and the enzyme is inactive; oxidative stress results in oxidized cysteines, release of zinc, and binding of Hsp33 to aggregation-prone proteins; forms dimers and higher order oligomers); its protein translation is MQFDLPANSNDILRNASLPFMIEKSGIRGRFVRINEEVHKILSDHKYPLRVSQLLGELLVLVSMVGTMMKLKGIISIQAQGNGAISFVSADYTSDGHLRGYTHVNDKKTMRDIEATGRKEQDITELFGNGNVMITIDNKGERAYQAIVPLTGKSLSGCIVEYFRQSDQLDVVMEVTANKINKTWHAGGIVLQRIAQEGGRKPSNRNEDDFERASILLDSVTDKELIDDNLPMPTLLYRLFHEDGVRIFDPSKLEARCRCSRERMEMALDMMPEYEREKMKVKGVITITCRFCNKKEKFK
- the metZ gene encoding O-succinylhomoserine sulfhydrylase, whose translation is MVKKKENQENWKINTKLVRGGTLRSNFGETSEAIFLNSGFCYESAEVAESRFNGEAPGFVYSRYCNPTLAMLEQRLALLEGAEAACVVASGMAAVFASLACQIKPGEHLIASKVLFGSCYYIATEVMPRLGVEVTLVDGKNMKEWESAFKKNTKYVFIESPSNPNLELVDIEAVAKLCKQHSAFFIVDNVFSSPMLQHPLELGADCVVYSTTKHIDGQGRCLGGAILGSKQFIEEVVTPFHRHTGPAMSPFNAWVFLKGLETLELRMQRHCDNADKVAQFLDRNKNIKRVIFPGLPSHPQYDLACKQMDRGGNMIAFEVKGGKDAAFAFMNKLKIIDICNNLGDSKSLITHPASTTHSNIAPKEQIKLDITQGMLRLSVGLEDVDDLINDISQAL
- the tatB gene encoding twin-arginine translocase subunit TatB translates to MFDLSWSEMFVVAIVGLLVIGPEELPAVVRNCKKVIAKIKNTAKEFTSAITDIDEIDDIKKEAQKLNEDMKTIIDLEGNEQPTYDISDIIKEKKPDKTSDN
- a CDS encoding DNA-binding transcriptional regulator OxyR (Activates the expression of a regulon of hydrogen peroxide-inducible genes such as katG, gor, ahpC, ahpF, oxyS, dps, fur and grxA); translation: MNIRDFQYIISIAKHSHFGKAAEECNVSQPALSMQIQKLESAFGVKIFERNNKHVMVTDIGRKIIERAKNIIDETQRIDELIKIAKDPEAVEIRIGAFPTLAPYFLPVAIPKIIKKFPKLKIFLIEEKTEVLIKKLLAGEIDTAFLATPLPMEIPTIEYSVLFEDEFLLAVPPSHKFAGNKVINRNELSGESLLLMDDGHCLREQALDICSLIGVREKEQFRATSLETLRQMVIANVGITLIPKIAVRENDTLVYIPFHKPPPKRTISMVWRSSSVKKELLLKIAQNMI
- a CDS encoding alkyl hydroperoxide reductase, with the translated sequence MLGVGENFPQFNLKAVDGKPFKDITIDNVFVDIDEKSYKGKWMVVFFYPKDFTFVCPTEIAAFGDLVEEFSDRDTQVLTGSTDSEFVHWAWRKHQDELRDLPFPMLADVKRELTSALGILDKNEGVAQRATFIVDPDGIIRHVSVNDLSVGRNPKETLRILDALQTDELCPCNWSKGDETIDLKAATK
- a CDS encoding alkyl hydroperoxide reductase yields the protein MSIKNIRSSLGEYAKDIKLNLGNVLTEEGSPDLNLSQINGIALASVYATRNEELIKAVESDAKEHLSEDEVNAAKASATVMAMNNIYYRFVHLASDKDYGKMPANLRMNIIGNPGIAKVDFELYSLAVSAINGCGMCIDAHVRQVEKEGVSKTGIQSSIRIASVINATAQALTIG